In the genome of Drosophila pseudoobscura strain MV-25-SWS-2005 chromosome 3, UCI_Dpse_MV25, whole genome shotgun sequence, one region contains:
- the LOC6898651 gene encoding uncharacterized protein yields the protein MTSSLSTFVLTKWDYEPVSIETYSTDESQLKIESKIDRLKRGEFGISCTLEWIYDIDETTMVEGTAYRSSSGAENDYKILPWSVPKLPLYEYLDTYYKDLLIPNIGHCSNLPQFKGKFQPPWPKQIYHLDKCVFDGEGLPEVVPPGFYKIIFSLNGFYI from the exons ATGACGTCATCGCTGTCaacttttgttttg ACAAAATGGGACTACGAGCCCGTGTCCATAGAAACCTACAGCACGGATGAGAGCCAGCTGAAAATCGAGTCCAAAATCGATCGTCTGAAGCGCGGAGAGTTCGGAATTTCGTGTACCTTGGAGTGGATATACGATATAGATGAGACCACAATG GTCGAGGGCACTGCTTACCGCAGCAGCTCTGGGGCGGAGAACGACTATAAGATCCTGCCCTGGTCTGTACCCAAGCTGCCCCTCTATGAGTATCTCGACACGTACTACAAGGACTTGCTCATCCCGAACATTGGCCACTGCTCGAATCTACCGCAGTTCAAGGGCAAGTTCCAGCCGCCGTGGCCAAAGCAAATCTACCACTTGGACAAATGCGTCTTCGATGGCGAGGGACTTCCGGAAGTTGTTCCGCCCGGTTTCTACAAGATTATCTTCAGCCTGAATGGGTTTTACATTTAA
- the LOC4804794 gene encoding uncharacterized protein, with protein MSQLLAKMLPRSLRSFSGLCLVLLLAKSCNSARKWDYEPISITTHSSDESKLKIEAKIDRVNRGEFAISATIDFRYLLDDTVMVEATAYRSSSGQESDYKLVPFAIPKQPYEDFLNTHYKNMVIENLGSCSNLPQFEDKFVPPWPQKIYNLDKCVADNDGFPEVLPLGFYKIILTFTGPVEWGMILIVKVTSKLM; from the exons ATGTCACaattgttggccaaaatgttGCCCCGCTCGTTGCGATCGTTCTCTGGACTTTGCCTGGTACTTCTGCTCGCGAAGAGCTGCAACAGTGCG CGCAAATGGGACTACGAGCCAATTTCCATCACCACCCACTCCTCGGACGAGAGCAAGCTTAAGATCGAAGCCAAAATCGATCGGGTCAATCGCGGCGAGTTCGCCATTTCGGCCACAATCGATTTCCGCTACCTTCTCGATGATACCGTCATG GTGGAGGCGACCGCCTATCGCAGTTCGTCGGGACAGGAGAGTGACTACAAGCTGGTCCCTTTCGCCATTCCTAAGCAGCCCTACGAGGATTTCCTAAACACCCACTACAAGAACATGGTGATCGAGAATCTGGGCAGCTGCTCGAACCTGCCCCAGTTCGAGGACAAGTTCGTGCCCCCGTGGCCGCAGAAGATCTACAACTTGGACAAGTGCGTGGCCGACAACGACGGTTTCCCCGAAGTTCTACCTCTGGGCTTCTACAAAATAATCCTCACCTTCACGGGACCCGTTGAGTGGGGAATGATACTTATTGTGAAAGTGACAAGCAAACTGATGTGA
- the LOC4804796 gene encoding uncharacterized protein isoform X1: protein MLCTTIKIWLLLGLLHGTVGERKWDYEPVSIDTYSTDESKLKVESKIDRLKRGEFGISCTVEWKYDVDETTMVEASAYRSNSGAENDYKVLPWSIPKQSYYDYLNTYYKDVLIPNLGHCSNLPQFEGKFQPPWPKDTYLVDKCVFEGQGLPEVVPPGFYKIIFITTVFRIRNEYRNFHTFGIPTFEDSIHLPTDPTRMWKKQ, encoded by the exons ATGCTTTGCACAACCATCAAAATCTGGCTGCTTCTCGGACTGCTCCACGGCACTGTGGGCGAG AGAAAATGGGACTACGAGCCTGTGTCCATAGATACCTACAGCACGGATGAGAGCAAGCTGAAGGTTGAATCCAAAATCGACCGTCTGAAGCGCGGAGAGTTCGGAATTTCGTGCACCGTGGAGTGGAAATACGATGTGGATGAGACCACAATG GTCGAGGCCAGTGCTTACCGCAGCAATTCCGGGGCGGAGAACGACTATAAGGTCCTGCCCTGGTCTATACCCAAGCAGTCCTACTATGATTATCTCAACACGTACTACAAGGACGTGCTCATCCCGAACCTTGGCCACTGCTCGAATCTGCCGCAGTTCGAGGGGAAGTTCCAGCCGCCGTGGCCGAAGGACACCTACCTCGTCGACAAATGCGTCTTCGAAGGCCAGGGGCTTCCCGAAGTTGTTCCGCCCGGTTTCTACAAGATCATATTCATA ACAACTGTTTTTCGGATTCGGAATGAATATAGAAATTTCCACACATTTGGGATACCAACATTCGAAGATTCAATTCATCTACCGACAGATCCCACACGTATGTGGAAAAAGCAATGA
- the LOC4804796 gene encoding uncharacterized protein isoform X2, whose product MLCTTIKIWLLLGLLHGTVGERKWDYEPVSIDTYSTDESKLKVESKIDRLKRGEFGISCTVEWKYDVDETTMVEASAYRSNSGAENDYKVLPWSIPKQSYYDYLNTYYKDVLIPNLGHCSNLPQFEGKFQPPWPKDTYLVDKCVFEGQGLPEVVPPGFYKIIFIVSGPDQPEWGFTVVLKVTAKLF is encoded by the exons ATGCTTTGCACAACCATCAAAATCTGGCTGCTTCTCGGACTGCTCCACGGCACTGTGGGCGAG AGAAAATGGGACTACGAGCCTGTGTCCATAGATACCTACAGCACGGATGAGAGCAAGCTGAAGGTTGAATCCAAAATCGACCGTCTGAAGCGCGGAGAGTTCGGAATTTCGTGCACCGTGGAGTGGAAATACGATGTGGATGAGACCACAATG GTCGAGGCCAGTGCTTACCGCAGCAATTCCGGGGCGGAGAACGACTATAAGGTCCTGCCCTGGTCTATACCCAAGCAGTCCTACTATGATTATCTCAACACGTACTACAAGGACGTGCTCATCCCGAACCTTGGCCACTGCTCGAATCTGCCGCAGTTCGAGGGGAAGTTCCAGCCGCCGTGGCCGAAGGACACCTACCTCGTCGACAAATGCGTCTTCGAAGGCCAGGGGCTTCCCGAAGTTGTTCCGCCCGGTTTCTACAAGATCATATTCATAGTAAGCGGACCCGATCAGCCTGAATGGGGTTTCACTGTAGTCCTTAAGGTAACAGCTAAACTTTTTTAG
- the LOC6898652 gene encoding uncharacterized protein yields the protein MPCKSIKIWLLLGLVHGTVGKKHWDYEPVSLVTYSTDDSQMKIESKIDRLKRGEFGLSCTLEWKYDIDETTMVESSAYQSTSGAEKDYKELPWAVPKQTFYEYLDKYYMDVTISNLGHCSNLPQFEGKFQPPWPKDTYHIDKCVFDGEGLPEVLAPGFYKIVFIVTGTNQPEWGFTIVLKITNKMF from the exons ATGCCTTGCAAATCCATCAAAATCTGGCTGCTACTCGGGCTGGTCCACGGCACCGTGGGCAAG AAACACTGGGACTACGAGCCCGTGTCCTTAGTTAcctacagcacggatgacagCCAGATGAAGATCGAGTCCAAAATCGATCGTCTGAAGCGCGGAGAGTTCGGCCTTTCGTGCACCTTGGAGTGGAAATACGATATAGATGAGACCACAATG GTCGAGAGCAGTGCTTACCAAAGCACTTCTGGTGCGGAGAAGGACTATAAGGAGCTGCCCTGGGCTGTACCGAAGCAAACCTTCTATGAGTATCTCGACAAGTACTACATGGACGTGACCATCTCGAACCTTGGCCACTGCTCGAATCTGCCGCAGTTCGAGGGCAAGTTCCAGCCGCCGTGGCCGAAGGACACCTACCACATCGACAAGTGCGTCTTCGATGGCGAGGGGCTTCCGGAAGTTCTTGCACCAGGTTTCTACAAGATTGTCTTCATAGTCACCGGGACAAATCAGCCTGAATGGGGTTTCACTATAGTCCTTAAGATAACCAATAAAATGTTttag
- the LOC5495510 gene encoding uncharacterized protein, whose protein sequence is MQSVFSFSFSFYKMFSRCLVPFSFAGLWMWMVLMVHSSMGERNWEYEPLSIAVFSSDESLLKIGARIDRLKRGEFACSMTVDWNYDPDENTMIEGDAYHSSSGVESDYKILPWSIPKQPFFEFLNGFYKDAFIKNVGYCSNLVQSEGDYVPPWPRNVYRLDKCVVNGDGLPEIVPEGFYKIVYKASGQVEWGCTLIVKVTTKLI, encoded by the exons ATGCaatcagttttcagttttagtttcagtttttACAAGATGTTCTCCCGCTGCCTGGTGCCTTTCTCGTTCGCCGGCCTTTGGATGTGGATGGTCCTGATGGTCCATAGCTCCATGGGAGAG CGCAACTGGGAATACGAGCCCTTGTCCATAGCTGTCTTCAGTTCGGACGAGAGCCTGCTGAAGATTGGAGCGAGGATCGATCGGTTGAAGCGCGGCGAGTTCGCCTGTTCCATGACCGTCGACTGGAACTACGATCCGGATGAGAACACAATG ATCGAGGGCGATGCGTATCACAGCAGCTCGGGCGTTGAGAGCGACTACAAGATCCTGCCGTGGTCCATTCCCAAGCAGCCCTTCTTTGAGTTCCTGAACGGCTTTTACAAGGACGCCTTCATCAAGAACGTCGGCTACTGCTCCAATTTGGTCCAGTCCGAGGGCGACTACGTCCCGCCCTGGCCCAGGAACGTCTACAGGCTCGACAAGTGCGTGGTCAACGGCGATGGGCTGCCAGAAATAGTCCCCGAGGGGTTCTACAAGATCGTCTACAAGGCCAGCGGCCAGGTGGAATGGGGCTGCACCCTCATTGTAAAGGTCACCACAAAATTGATCTAA
- the LOC4804792 gene encoding uncharacterized protein, producing MLSYIIPLLIISSALYDGCAAKKNWECEPQSVSAYSTNEGLLNIQLKTERVGRTGFFFSGTAFWNLDIDDSVLVEVELYRSTTGAESDYKLTPMSIPRQTFIAYLNTYYKDMVIKNLGDCSDLPQYEDEHMPQFPKKTYTLTRCTVNGEGMPEVLVAGFYKILITISHPAVIQNVQVIIKVTNTMF from the exons ATGTTGTCATACATCATTCCGTTGCTGATAATTTCTTCGGCCTTGTACGATGGTTGTGCCGCCAAG AAAAACTGGGAGTGTGAACCCCAATCGGTCAGCGCGTATTCCACCAACGAAGGCCTCTTGAATATTCAGTTGAAAACGGAGCGGGTGGGCCGGACGGGGTTTTTCTTCTCGGGCACCGCTTTCTGGAACCTCGACATCGACGACAGCGTCTTG gtggaggtggagctcTACCGGAGCACAACCGGCGCCGAAAGTGACTACAAGCTGACCCCCATGTCGATTCCCAGGCAGACATTCATCGCATACCTAAACACCTACTACAAGGACATGGTGATCAAGAACCTGGGCGACTGCTCCGATCTGCCGCAGTACGAGGACGAGCATATGCCGCAGTTCCCGAAGAAAACCTACACCCTGACGCGCTGCACCGTCAATGGCGAGGGGATGCCAGAAGTCCTTGTCGCCGGATTCTACAAGATTCTGATCACGATCAGCCACCCGGCAGTAATCCAAAATGTGCAAGTCATTATTAAAGTCACAAATACGATGTTTTGA